The Niabella beijingensis genomic interval TATTGGCTGTAAAGATCGTGCCCCATATTTTCAGCCAGTCTGCTGTTGTAAAACCATATTTTTCAAAATAGATCGGCATAAACACCGGGAATGCGAACTGTGCAGTGGTATTGATGGTACGGACAATACCTCCCAGAAAAACTTTCGGCTCATTTACCGCGATCTTAATGCTGTCGGCCAGTTCCCGGAGCTTATCCTGCGTGCCGGTCCGTTTGATACGGTCGCGGTTGATCAGCAATGCAAACAACGCCCCCAGGGCCACCCAGAAAAGCGATGTCCATAAGGTGTTGATGTGGCCCAGCCGATTGATCGCCCAGCTGGAATAATAAGCACCAAATACATTCAGTCCGCCGGTAAATACAAACCAGAACCAGCCCACTGCTGTTCCCAGTTTATTCTGAGGCGTCCGGTAGGTGATCCACACCAGAAACGTATAAGCAAACAACGGGTAACCAAATCCGCGGATGGCATAGGTGAACAGCATGACCCCAAAATCCAGGTCTTTCAGCCCCAGGCCGACAAAACCAAAAGTGCCCGCTATAAAAAGCAGGAACCCTATCCACATGGCCTTGCGGACACCCAGGGCTTCCGCCAGGATACCGGATAAAAAAGAGGAAATGGCTACGGTAAGACCGTATATACTGAAGAGTGTGGCCGACTGTTCGATTGTCAGCCCACGGTCATGTATCAGGTAAGGACTCAGCCAACCCTGTTCCACCCCATCCCCCAT includes:
- a CDS encoding MFS transporter, translated to MNQLNDEKNFLGKIGLPPNLVWGYLGILIFMMGDGVEQGWLSPYLIHDRGLTIEQSATLFSIYGLTVAISSFLSGILAEALGVRKAMWIGFLLFIAGTFGFVGLGLKDLDFGVMLFTYAIRGFGYPLFAYTFLVWITYRTPQNKLGTAVGWFWFVFTGGLNVFGAYYSSWAINRLGHINTLWTSLFWVALGALFALLINRDRIKRTGTQDKLRELADSIKIAVNEPKVFLGGIVRTINTTAQFAFPVFMPIYFEKYGFTTADWLKIWGTIFTANIIFNLIFGFVGDKFGWRRTIALFGGVGCGLTTLLFYYSPQLFNGNFSMVLLSGVLWGALLAGYVPLSALVPSLVPKGKGAAMAFLNLGAGLSVFAGPLIVRLFIGSAGNAGVIWILAVLYFISALLTRFITLPKNDTAQNADQELKTSTI